A region from the Algoriphagus machipongonensis genome encodes:
- the folP gene encoding dihydropteroate synthase, translating to MIPEKGVSSFEDKLFPQKYTFQINGRLHVWKSPKIMGILNLTPDSFFEKSRFQSQSKDFGLQVSKLISDGADILDIGGYSSRPGADKVSEKEELERVIPAIEWIAENHPNTLISIDTFRAKVAEKAIKSGAHIINDISAGDLDPEMIPAVSELKTPYIAMHMRGNPENMQELTNYSDILGEILNYFAEKLEQFRKFGIKDVIIDPGFGFAKTLEQNYFLLRNLQQFQCLSTPILAGVSRKSMIYKTLKVEPEDALNGTTALNMFALCHGANILRVHDVKETKETLNLYHTIYP from the coding sequence ATGATTCCTGAAAAGGGCGTTTCTTCTTTCGAAGATAAATTATTTCCCCAAAAATATACATTTCAAATCAACGGACGGCTTCATGTATGGAAGAGTCCAAAGATTATGGGTATATTAAACCTAACGCCTGATTCTTTTTTTGAGAAAAGCCGATTCCAATCCCAATCTAAAGATTTTGGTTTACAAGTTTCTAAATTAATTTCTGATGGCGCGGACATCTTGGATATTGGAGGATATAGTTCCAGACCAGGAGCAGATAAAGTAAGCGAGAAAGAAGAACTTGAGCGAGTGATCCCTGCGATTGAATGGATAGCTGAAAACCATCCAAACACCTTAATCTCAATAGATACTTTTCGTGCAAAGGTAGCTGAAAAAGCAATTAAGTCTGGAGCACATATCATTAACGATATTTCAGCAGGTGATTTAGATCCAGAGATGATTCCTGCGGTTTCGGAGCTCAAAACGCCCTATATCGCCATGCATATGCGCGGAAATCCAGAAAACATGCAGGAACTAACAAATTATTCTGATATTTTAGGGGAAATATTGAACTATTTCGCTGAAAAACTGGAACAATTTAGAAAGTTTGGCATCAAAGATGTAATAATTGATCCAGGATTTGGATTTGCAAAGACTCTCGAACAAAATTACTTTTTGCTCAGAAATTTGCAGCAATTTCAATGTTTATCAACTCCAATTTTGGCAGGGGTTTCTCGCAAATCAATGATCTACAAAACATTGAAAGTTGAGCCGGAGGATGCATTAAATGGAACCACGGCATTAAACATGTTTGCTCTTTGTCATGGAGCAAACATACTGAGAGTACATGACGTTAAAGAAACTAAAGAAACATTAAACTTATACCACACAATTTACCCTTGA
- the cdaA gene encoding diadenylate cyclase CdaA, whose protein sequence is MTLLFKIGFLDISIVNMIDIALVAALLYQIYKLLKGSVAIKIFLGFLSIYLIYLLVRALRMELLSAILGQFMGVGVIAAIIIFAPEIRKFLLLIGRSSFLSDDNMWKDLLFFWRKRENSAFNISPIIDASKTLAGTNTGALMVISRSTELKFYAESGDILDADLSKRLLISIFNKYSPLHDGAVILHNGKIKAARCILPVTEREVPAQFGLRHRAGIGMSEATDTLILIVSEETGQLSMAKNGKILHNMSFQEIRETINDYLNNEDVDSRFEDIEDYEMKKRRKLAMTKKSVS, encoded by the coding sequence TTGACATTATTATTTAAAATAGGATTTTTAGACATCTCCATCGTCAATATGATAGATATTGCTTTGGTAGCAGCCCTATTATATCAGATTTATAAGTTGTTAAAGGGTAGTGTTGCAATAAAAATCTTTTTAGGCTTCCTCTCTATTTACCTAATCTACCTCTTGGTAAGAGCTTTGAGAATGGAGCTCCTTTCAGCCATCCTTGGTCAATTCATGGGAGTCGGTGTGATTGCTGCCATCATTATTTTTGCTCCAGAAATCAGAAAGTTTCTACTCCTGATCGGGAGATCGTCTTTTCTATCCGACGACAACATGTGGAAGGATTTGCTCTTCTTCTGGAGAAAGCGTGAAAACTCAGCCTTTAACATCAGTCCTATTATTGATGCGTCAAAGACTTTGGCAGGAACGAATACAGGAGCTTTGATGGTAATTTCAAGAAGCACAGAGCTGAAATTCTATGCGGAAAGTGGAGATATCCTAGATGCTGACCTTTCCAAAAGACTATTAATTTCCATTTTTAATAAATACAGTCCTTTACACGATGGAGCTGTAATACTTCACAATGGCAAAATCAAAGCTGCAAGATGTATCCTACCAGTCACTGAGCGTGAGGTACCCGCTCAATTTGGTTTGCGACACAGGGCTGGGATAGGAATGTCAGAAGCAACGGACACATTAATTTTGATTGTTTCTGAAGAAACCGGCCAGCTTTCCATGGCAAAAAATGGAAAAATCCTTCATAACATGTCATTTCAGGAAATCCGTGAAACCATCAATGACTACCTCAATAATGAGGATGTAGATAGTAGGTTTGAGGATATTGAGGATTATGAAATGAAAAAAAGAAGGAAACTTGCAATGACCAAAAAATCAGTATCCTAA
- a CDS encoding helix-turn-helix domain-containing protein translates to MKTKMENKALGEKLKTLRLKNGFSQDELAESAGVSLRTVQRIENAEAVPRMDTIKRLFQIFGMSPEEVLDWSQTEDKGYLIGMNMSGLAFLLLPILGVILPLVLWMSRKDKVKGVAALGREIVNFQLTWITIYYLGLLINGWVLKFLISSGDIAPSIFMSGMYINAGIKITIWLLIIGMILWNTYKVNKGMPFKYFPKINFLK, encoded by the coding sequence ATGAAAACGAAAATGGAAAATAAGGCACTGGGCGAAAAATTAAAAACACTTCGGTTAAAAAATGGATTTTCGCAGGATGAATTAGCCGAATCTGCTGGCGTCAGTTTGAGAACTGTTCAGCGCATTGAAAATGCAGAAGCAGTACCTAGGATGGATACCATCAAAAGATTGTTTCAAATTTTTGGAATGAGTCCTGAAGAGGTGCTTGATTGGAGTCAAACTGAAGATAAAGGATATTTAATTGGAATGAACATGTCAGGCTTGGCATTCTTGCTCCTTCCTATTCTAGGGGTTATTCTTCCTCTTGTACTTTGGATGAGTCGAAAAGACAAAGTGAAGGGTGTTGCTGCTTTAGGGAGAGAAATCGTCAACTTCCAATTGACTTGGATAACCATTTATTACCTAGGTCTTCTTATCAATGGTTGGGTTTTGAAATTTTTAATAAGCTCAGGCGATATTGCTCCAAGTATTTTTATGTCTGGGATGTATATCAACGCCGGAATAAAAATAACAATATGGCTGTTGATAATTGGGATGATTTTATGGAATACCTACAAAGTCAATAAAGGCATGCCATTCAAATATTTTCCTAAAATCAATTTTCTAAAATAA
- a CDS encoding DUF5715 family protein yields the protein MKKPPFIQIASFFLLFSAGALATQAYMPELKKQLKDTYTTISNTVIPEKKKTEIPEAIEVELPELRVVPPIPKEVTKEYDKHLYAAEHNGFGLIENEEHFNKLIDEEKLVLIKEGTGYEVMKLTHSHPYITPYSKEVLEEIGIAFQTIMESDSYFTLTSVTRTPEQQKSLRRRNSNATNGNSSHSYGASFDISYIRFNGRKSWSRKSQKKLEKVLEEFEKAGKIFFIKERKQRCYHVTVR from the coding sequence ATGAAGAAACCTCCTTTCATCCAAATTGCTTCTTTCTTTTTACTTTTTTCGGCAGGTGCCTTAGCTACACAAGCTTATATGCCAGAATTGAAAAAGCAGTTAAAAGACACTTATACAACCATTTCCAATACAGTAATACCTGAAAAGAAAAAAACTGAAATTCCCGAAGCCATAGAGGTAGAATTGCCCGAGCTCAGGGTAGTCCCTCCCATTCCAAAGGAAGTCACCAAAGAATATGACAAACACTTGTATGCAGCTGAGCATAATGGATTTGGATTGATTGAAAATGAAGAACATTTCAACAAACTGATAGATGAGGAAAAGCTTGTCTTGATCAAAGAGGGAACTGGCTATGAGGTAATGAAATTAACACATAGTCACCCTTACATTACACCTTACTCAAAAGAGGTGCTGGAGGAAATAGGAATCGCTTTTCAGACAATCATGGAATCCGATAGTTATTTCACTCTTACATCGGTTACCCGCACACCAGAACAACAAAAAAGTTTACGTAGGAGAAATAGTAATGCAACCAATGGAAATAGTTCACATTCTTATGGAGCATCATTTGACATATCCTACATTCGATTCAATGGGAGGAAAAGCTGGAGTAGAAAGTCCCAGAAAAAACTTGAAAAAGTGTTGGAAGAATTCGAAAAAGCTGGAAAAATCTTTTTTATCAAAGAAAGAAAGCAAAGATGCTACCACGTTACTGTGAGATAA
- the kbl gene encoding glycine C-acetyltransferase encodes MYDQLKPKLEAELKSIEEAGLFKKERVITSPQSAEITITGGQKVLNFCANNYLGLSSHPKVVEAAKASIDTHGFGMSSVRFICGTQDIHKELEKKISEFLGTEDTILYAAAFDANGGVFEPILGPEDAIISDALNHASIIDGVRLCKAMRFRFQHNDMEDLEAQLKDAVAKGAKQKIIVTDGVFSMDGTIAQLDKIVALAEKYEALVMSDECHSTGFMGKTGRGVHEHCGVMGKIDIITGTLGKALGGASGGFTSGRKEIIELLRQRSRPYLFSNTLAPSITGASIAVFDLLTSTTELRDKLEDNTQYFREKMTAAGFDIKPGTHPIVPVMLYDAVLSQKMAEKLLEKGIYVIGFYYPVVPKGQARIRVQVSAGHERAHLDQAIAGFIEVGKELGVID; translated from the coding sequence ATGTACGACCAACTAAAACCAAAATTAGAAGCCGAGCTTAAATCAATTGAAGAAGCAGGATTGTTCAAAAAGGAACGTGTTATTACCTCTCCTCAATCGGCGGAAATAACCATCACAGGTGGTCAGAAAGTATTGAATTTCTGTGCCAATAACTATCTGGGACTTTCTTCTCACCCTAAAGTCGTGGAGGCAGCTAAAGCTTCTATTGATACCCATGGTTTTGGAATGTCCTCCGTGAGATTTATTTGTGGTACACAAGACATTCATAAAGAGCTTGAAAAGAAGATTTCTGAATTTTTGGGTACAGAAGATACCATTTTGTATGCAGCAGCATTTGATGCCAATGGGGGAGTGTTTGAACCGATTTTAGGGCCTGAAGATGCGATCATATCAGATGCTTTGAACCATGCCTCTATTATTGATGGTGTCAGACTATGTAAAGCAATGAGGTTTAGATTCCAACATAATGACATGGAGGATTTAGAGGCTCAGTTGAAAGATGCAGTAGCAAAAGGAGCAAAGCAAAAGATTATTGTTACAGACGGTGTTTTTTCAATGGATGGGACAATTGCGCAGTTAGATAAGATTGTTGCTTTGGCAGAAAAATACGAAGCCTTGGTTATGTCTGACGAATGTCATTCCACTGGATTTATGGGTAAAACCGGAAGGGGAGTTCATGAGCATTGTGGAGTGATGGGTAAAATTGATATTATCACTGGAACTTTAGGAAAAGCATTAGGTGGGGCTTCTGGAGGTTTTACTTCTGGGAGAAAAGAAATTATTGAGCTGCTTCGTCAGAGATCAAGACCGTATTTATTTTCCAATACTTTGGCTCCTTCTATTACAGGTGCATCCATAGCGGTTTTTGATTTGTTGACCAGCACCACTGAGTTAAGAGATAAATTAGAAGATAATACGCAGTATTTCCGTGAGAAAATGACTGCTGCTGGATTTGATATTAAGCCGGGTACACATCCAATTGTACCTGTGATGCTTTATGATGCAGTATTGTCTCAGAAAATGGCGGAGAAATTATTGGAAAAAGGAATCTATGTTATTGGCTTTTATTATCCAGTGGTTCCAAAAGGTCAAGCTCGTATCAGAGTCCAAGTTTCTGCAGGTCATGAGAGAGCACATCTGGATCAAGCGATTGCAGGCTTTATTGAAGTAGGAAAGGAATTGGGAGTAATTGATTAA
- a CDS encoding NAD-dependent epimerase/dehydratase family protein, producing MEKILVIGAAGQLGSELTKSLSDMYGGESVIATDLNESAKSKFDYCQFKALDIMDQDTARNLIKNENVTQIYHLAAVLSAVGEKKPLFAWDLNMQSLLFVLEIAREFKLNKVYWPSSIAVFGPNTPKVNTPQYCVKEPNTVYGISKQAGERWCEYYFQKYNVDVRSLRYPGLIGYKSLPGGGTTDYAVDIYHKALAGEKFDCFLREDSFLPMMYMPDAIKATLDLMHAPSESVKIRSSYNLASMSFSPKEIYQSILKHHPDFKIEYHPDFRQSIADSWPDSVDDSCAQKDWGWQPDFDLDKMTEDILTNLPNFSF from the coding sequence ATGGAAAAAATCCTGGTCATTGGTGCAGCCGGTCAACTTGGTTCAGAATTGACAAAATCTTTAAGTGATATGTATGGTGGAGAATCAGTTATTGCCACCGATTTAAATGAGTCAGCAAAATCAAAATTTGATTACTGCCAATTCAAAGCCTTGGATATTATGGACCAAGACACGGCAAGAAACCTGATCAAAAATGAGAACGTCACTCAAATTTATCATTTAGCCGCTGTGCTTTCTGCAGTGGGAGAGAAAAAACCACTTTTCGCCTGGGACCTAAACATGCAAAGTTTGCTTTTTGTCCTTGAAATAGCTCGAGAGTTTAAATTGAATAAAGTTTATTGGCCTTCATCCATCGCCGTATTTGGACCCAATACTCCAAAGGTGAACACTCCGCAATATTGTGTTAAAGAACCTAATACTGTATACGGGATCTCGAAACAAGCTGGAGAAAGATGGTGCGAATATTACTTCCAAAAATACAATGTCGATGTAAGAAGTCTTCGCTACCCTGGATTGATCGGCTATAAGTCACTTCCTGGCGGAGGTACTACAGATTATGCAGTAGACATTTATCATAAAGCATTAGCTGGTGAGAAATTTGATTGTTTCCTGCGTGAGGACAGCTTTCTCCCAATGATGTATATGCCAGACGCTATTAAAGCGACTTTAGATTTGATGCATGCTCCTTCTGAGTCTGTGAAAATCCGTTCAAGCTACAATTTGGCCTCCATGAGCTTTTCTCCTAAGGAGATCTACCAAAGTATTTTAAAGCATCACCCAGATTTCAAAATAGAATATCACCCAGATTTTAGACAGTCAATTGCTGATAGCTGGCCAGATAGTGTGGATGATTCCTGTGCCCAAAAAGACTGGGGATGGCAACCTGATTTTGACCTTGATAAAATGACAGAGGATATTCTCACCAACCTCCCAAATTTTTCTTTTTAA
- a CDS encoding DUF1553 domain-containing protein, whose amino-acid sequence MSKNRILILITIPVVLTLLGFFLFGKEKEVDFSTQIKPILNKHCISCHGGVKKNGGFSVLFQDEALAVTESGHPAIIPGDPANSEMIKRLTESDPEMRMPLDKPPLSKEEIDLLKEWVSQGANWGKHWAYEPVQEPVSLDQKLEAGIGSAESDNLSNPIDFYVGEKLEEQGLAFSEEENSMKLLRRVSLDITGLPPSDSLVNLYQSGTINYDQAVDYLLTEETFGENWASWWLDLARYADTKGYERDVSRTVWPFRDYVINSFNQDKPFDQFTIEQLAGDLLPNPTNEQLTATAFHRNTMNNDEGGTQDEEFRVAAVLDRVNTTYEVWQSTTMACVQCHSHPYDPIKHEEFYESMAFFNNTRDEDTHDEEPRLRFYTVKDQIKVAEITSWLQNFESEKEVKNRTDFLTYFEPKYESHIATDFIKAELIDTKWLGLWDGGSAYFRNINTQGSDQMLLNYRSGLNGTRITIRIGGPEGEILSQFTLNKTKGDEIHTFPIKQIEGIHDLHISAKSPEAGPQQNTSALVWFAFIPSLPGSDQPGFSTIKDTWQSVLEFNGTKLPILIENPDYMKRETHVFERGNWMMHGDKVQPDVPSELNGWKPEWPRNRLGFAYWLTDKENPLTSRTLVNRVWNQLMGRGLVASIEDMGTQSDAPSHPELLNYLSWETMNTFDWSMKKLIRQIVTSSTYKQRSVVSPELYAQDPQNKYYARGPRGRLSAEQIRDQALAVSELLSDKMFGPSVKPPQPEGIWQTVYNGESWNEAKGEDKYRRGIYTFLKRTSPYPSFITFDAGSREVCLSRRIVTNTPLQALVTLNDPVYLNAASNLGKLMLDQESDPTQAIAYGYQKLMLVPISDQKLEALTDLYEQTLVEFKADSVATKQFFMMEDLEATPELASMAVVANALMNLDEFLTKP is encoded by the coding sequence ATGTCAAAGAATAGAATACTTATACTTATAACAATTCCAGTAGTTTTAACCCTATTGGGTTTTTTCTTATTTGGAAAAGAAAAGGAAGTCGACTTCAGTACACAGATCAAACCGATCTTAAATAAACACTGCATTTCCTGTCATGGAGGTGTTAAGAAAAACGGAGGTTTCAGCGTACTTTTTCAAGATGAAGCTTTAGCTGTGACAGAGTCCGGACACCCCGCAATTATCCCTGGTGACCCAGCAAACAGTGAAATGATCAAAAGACTCACTGAGTCTGATCCAGAGATGAGAATGCCTCTTGATAAACCTCCACTTTCTAAAGAAGAGATTGATCTTTTGAAAGAATGGGTTAGCCAAGGAGCCAATTGGGGGAAACATTGGGCATATGAACCAGTCCAGGAGCCAGTTTCACTGGACCAAAAACTTGAGGCAGGCATAGGATCCGCTGAAAGTGATAATTTATCAAACCCAATCGATTTTTACGTTGGTGAAAAATTGGAGGAACAAGGTCTGGCATTTTCAGAAGAAGAAAATTCCATGAAACTTCTTAGAAGAGTTTCTTTGGATATCACAGGCTTACCCCCTAGCGATTCATTGGTCAATTTATATCAATCAGGAACCATTAATTATGATCAAGCTGTAGACTATCTTTTAACCGAAGAGACTTTCGGAGAAAATTGGGCGAGTTGGTGGCTTGACCTTGCCAGATACGCCGACACTAAAGGATATGAAAGAGATGTGTCAAGAACCGTCTGGCCATTTAGGGATTACGTTATTAACTCATTTAATCAAGATAAACCCTTTGATCAATTTACTATTGAGCAGCTGGCTGGAGACCTCCTTCCGAATCCTACCAATGAGCAATTAACTGCTACAGCCTTCCACCGAAACACCATGAATAACGATGAAGGTGGAACTCAAGATGAGGAATTTAGGGTTGCAGCAGTTTTAGACCGTGTCAATACCACCTATGAAGTTTGGCAAAGTACCACTATGGCATGTGTTCAATGTCATAGTCATCCCTATGACCCCATCAAGCACGAAGAGTTTTATGAATCCATGGCCTTTTTCAATAATACCAGGGATGAAGACACTCATGATGAAGAACCACGTTTGAGGTTTTATACTGTTAAGGATCAAATTAAAGTCGCGGAGATTACCAGCTGGTTACAAAATTTTGAATCTGAAAAAGAAGTTAAAAACAGAACAGATTTCTTAACCTATTTTGAACCTAAATATGAGTCTCACATCGCAACAGACTTTATTAAAGCAGAATTGATTGACACCAAATGGCTAGGTCTTTGGGATGGAGGGTCAGCCTATTTTAGAAATATTAATACCCAAGGATCCGATCAAATGCTCCTTAATTACAGAAGTGGCTTAAATGGTACTAGGATTACTATTCGTATTGGTGGGCCAGAAGGCGAAATTTTAAGTCAATTCACATTAAACAAAACAAAGGGAGACGAGATTCATACATTCCCGATTAAACAAATTGAAGGTATCCATGATCTCCATATTTCAGCTAAAAGCCCTGAAGCTGGACCGCAACAAAATACTTCTGCCTTAGTATGGTTTGCTTTCATACCTTCTCTTCCCGGAAGCGACCAACCCGGTTTTTCCACGATAAAGGACACTTGGCAATCAGTTTTAGAATTTAACGGCACAAAGCTTCCAATTTTAATTGAGAATCCTGATTACATGAAGCGGGAAACCCATGTTTTCGAGCGTGGTAATTGGATGATGCATGGTGATAAGGTTCAACCAGATGTACCGAGCGAATTAAATGGATGGAAACCCGAATGGCCAAGAAATAGATTAGGTTTTGCCTATTGGCTTACCGATAAAGAAAACCCTTTGACTTCGAGAACTCTGGTCAATAGAGTTTGGAATCAATTAATGGGTAGAGGATTAGTAGCATCAATTGAGGATATGGGGACACAGTCCGATGCTCCCTCACATCCTGAGCTTTTAAACTATCTTTCTTGGGAGACGATGAACACCTTTGACTGGAGCATGAAAAAATTAATCCGTCAAATAGTAACCTCATCTACATACAAACAACGTTCAGTGGTTTCACCTGAGTTGTATGCCCAAGACCCACAAAATAAATATTACGCTAGAGGGCCACGAGGAAGACTCAGTGCAGAGCAAATTAGGGATCAAGCCTTAGCTGTATCCGAATTATTATCAGATAAAATGTTTGGCCCAAGTGTAAAACCTCCTCAACCAGAGGGAATTTGGCAAACGGTTTATAATGGTGAATCTTGGAATGAGGCTAAAGGAGAAGACAAATACCGAAGAGGAATTTACACATTCCTAAAAAGGACTAGCCCCTACCCTTCCTTCATTACATTTGATGCTGGAAGTAGAGAGGTATGCCTAAGTAGAAGAATAGTTACCAATACACCTCTGCAAGCTCTGGTTACTTTGAACGATCCTGTATACCTGAATGCAGCCTCTAATTTAGGAAAACTGATGCTGGATCAGGAATCAGATCCAACACAAGCAATTGCTTATGGTTATCAAAAATTGATGTTAGTTCCTATTTCAGATCAAAAATTGGAGGCACTAACTGACCTCTATGAACAAACATTAGTAGAGTTTAAAGCGGACTCTGTTGCGACAAAACAATTCTTCATGATGGAGGATTTGGAAGCTACCCCAGAGTTAGCCTCTATGGCGGTTGTAGCCAACGCTTTAATGAATTTAGACGAATTTCTTACCAAACCTTGA
- a CDS encoding DUF1501 domain-containing protein encodes MKQVEKLLKELNQQTLERQTRRHFLMDCVSKVGGLALAPLMFGCDTGSSNKAVKGLDLSERDLNPLAPLPPPYAGKAKSIIYLHMAGAPSQLELFDFKPELAKYHNKPCPESLLEGRTFAFIRGVPNLLGPQAEFKQHGESGAWVSDFLPHFSKVVDEVAFLKAVHTDQFNHGPAQLFMQTGSPRLGRPSLGSWVTYGLGTENQNLPGFVVLTSGGKTPDAGKSVWGSGFLPSVYQGVQCRSKGDPVLYLKDPDGMSRDMKKNLVTAINKVNKEEFDQYGDPEILARINQYEMAYRMQIEVPEVMDINDEPEYIHDLYGTQPGEESFANNCLLARKLVEKGVRFVQLYDWGWDSHGTDHDGSIDMGLRNKCREIDRPMSALLMDLKQRGLLEDTLVVWGGEFGRTPMQENREGKTQSFLGRDHHGDAFTMWMAGGGIKKGASYGLTDDFGFSGIGEQVSVHDVHATILHLMGFDHEQFTYDFQGRPFRLTDVEGELIRKILA; translated from the coding sequence ATGAAGCAGGTCGAAAAGCTATTAAAGGAGCTTAATCAACAAACTCTGGAAAGACAAACCAGAAGGCATTTTCTGATGGATTGTGTCAGTAAAGTTGGTGGTCTCGCCCTAGCTCCATTGATGTTTGGCTGTGATACAGGATCATCCAATAAGGCAGTAAAAGGGCTCGATTTAAGTGAAAGAGATTTAAATCCATTGGCTCCTTTACCTCCACCTTATGCAGGTAAAGCAAAATCAATTATCTACCTCCACATGGCCGGAGCACCGTCTCAGTTGGAGTTATTTGACTTTAAGCCAGAACTGGCAAAATACCATAATAAGCCATGCCCAGAATCTTTGTTGGAAGGTAGAACTTTTGCATTTATCAGAGGGGTGCCTAACCTTCTGGGCCCACAGGCTGAATTTAAGCAACATGGTGAATCAGGAGCTTGGGTATCTGATTTCCTTCCGCACTTTTCTAAAGTGGTAGACGAAGTTGCATTTCTAAAAGCCGTGCACACTGATCAGTTTAACCATGGCCCTGCACAACTTTTTATGCAAACAGGTAGTCCAAGGTTAGGAAGACCAAGCTTAGGGAGTTGGGTTACTTATGGCCTAGGAACTGAAAACCAAAACCTTCCCGGATTTGTAGTACTTACTTCAGGCGGCAAAACTCCTGATGCAGGTAAAAGTGTCTGGGGAAGTGGCTTTCTCCCTTCAGTTTATCAAGGAGTTCAGTGCCGATCAAAAGGGGATCCTGTACTCTATTTGAAAGATCCTGATGGAATGTCTAGGGATATGAAGAAAAACCTTGTGACAGCCATCAATAAAGTAAATAAGGAAGAGTTTGATCAATACGGGGATCCAGAAATATTGGCGAGAATAAACCAATATGAAATGGCTTACCGCATGCAGATAGAGGTTCCTGAAGTGATGGATATCAATGATGAACCAGAGTATATCCATGACTTATATGGCACTCAACCTGGTGAAGAATCCTTTGCTAACAATTGTTTGCTTGCCAGAAAATTGGTAGAAAAGGGAGTTCGCTTTGTTCAGCTTTATGACTGGGGATGGGATTCTCATGGAACAGACCATGATGGCTCAATTGATATGGGCCTCCGAAATAAGTGTAGAGAAATCGACAGACCCATGTCAGCGCTTTTGATGGATCTAAAACAAAGAGGGTTACTTGAAGATACGCTTGTGGTTTGGGGCGGTGAATTTGGAAGAACTCCAATGCAAGAAAACCGTGAAGGAAAAACCCAAAGCTTCCTGGGTAGAGATCACCATGGAGATGCGTTTACTATGTGGATGGCCGGAGGTGGCATTAAGAAGGGAGCAAGTTATGGCCTAACAGATGACTTTGGATTCTCTGGAATTGGAGAACAGGTTTCTGTGCATGATGTCCATGCTACTATTCTTCATTTAATGGGCTTTGACCATGAACAGTTTACCTATGATTTCCAAGGCAGACCTTTTAGGCTGACCGATGTAGAAGGGGAATTAATTCGAAAAATCCTAGCTTAA
- a CDS encoding sugar phosphate isomerase/epimerase family protein, with the protein MLKITKLTLILALGLLPFSLLAQKQLMFFQTDWGNQLPMDDFLTKVKADGYDGIEVWMPNSEEARANLKAGLKKHDLKVVFLNGTNRALPYEEALEAYEEGLRYILTWDPVKINNHTGNDFWTVEQNLEFLKIADQISKESGVPIIHETHRGRFSYTLPAAVSMLEVFPSLRYTLDISHWMVVHERLIGKTDSNLQKIMPAVDHIHARVGYAEGPQVNDPAAPEWKNAVEVHLEIWEEIIRNSKDETFTITTEFGPAPYMPTVPFSNVPIADQWAANVYIMNAIKARFSND; encoded by the coding sequence ATGCTAAAAATCACTAAACTCACCTTAATCCTGGCTTTAGGATTACTTCCTTTCTCTCTTTTAGCTCAGAAACAATTGATGTTTTTCCAAACCGATTGGGGCAACCAACTTCCAATGGATGATTTCCTGACAAAGGTAAAAGCCGATGGTTATGATGGCATTGAAGTCTGGATGCCCAATTCAGAGGAGGCAAGAGCAAACTTGAAAGCTGGTTTAAAAAAGCATGACTTAAAGGTCGTATTTCTAAATGGAACCAATAGAGCACTGCCTTATGAAGAGGCACTTGAAGCCTATGAGGAGGGTTTAAGATACATTTTAACTTGGGATCCAGTAAAAATCAACAATCACACAGGAAATGATTTTTGGACAGTAGAGCAAAACCTTGAATTCCTTAAAATTGCTGATCAGATTTCAAAAGAATCCGGAGTACCTATAATTCACGAAACTCACAGAGGACGATTTTCTTATACTTTACCGGCTGCGGTATCCATGCTTGAAGTTTTTCCTAGTTTGAGATACACTTTGGATATCAGCCATTGGATGGTGGTTCATGAGCGATTAATAGGAAAAACAGATTCAAATCTTCAAAAAATTATGCCTGCAGTTGATCATATCCATGCCCGTGTAGGCTATGCAGAAGGACCACAGGTAAATGATCCCGCAGCACCCGAGTGGAAAAATGCCGTTGAAGTTCATCTCGAGATCTGGGAAGAAATTATTCGAAACTCTAAAGATGAGACTTTTACCATTACCACAGAATTTGGCCCTGCGCCATATATGCCTACAGTTCCATTTTCCAATGTTCCGATTGCAGATCAGTGGGCAGCCAATGTATATATCATGAATGCGATAAAAGCTCGTTTCTCCAATGATTAA